The following DNA comes from Nocardia sp. XZ_19_385.
TTCGAAGACCACCCTCGTGTTCGCGCGAGGGTGGTCTTCGGCTGCGCGGCGCCGGTGGAATTCATCGATAGCCGCGTGTTTGCCATTCCCCGAGGGTGACGCCCGGGTGTATCCGTGGCGAATTTCTGACCCCGGCTCTACCACCGGTTATTCGGCCTGTGGATTACTAGGAAAGCGACCGATCGCAATGTGAGGCGCGGCAGCCTTCTCCACATCCGCCGTTTACCCAACACGCCCGGTTGTTCATCTCGACCGACACGCCGTTACTTTGTTAATCCACACGCCGATAGATCGGGAAATCCCTGTCCATCTGCACGTTTCTGCGGTGTGACCTGGGTTTTCCCCAAGTAGTCCACAGCGGCTGCACACGGCTGGGTGAACACTCCCCAAGTTATCCACAGTTGTGTACACAGGGCGGTTTGGCGACCCGCCGCGCGGTCGCCTAGGTTCATCCCAGCACCGGGAACGAAGATCGGGTTCGACCGTGCCGCAACGGTTTGCTGGCGTCCCACCCAAGGGTGTCGGCGAAAGTGCCTGGTGGCGTGGGTCGCCCGGCGAACGTGTCGGTACCCGGGAGTAGAACAACTCATCGATAGTGTGATCCCGGTCGAGGGGACGAGAGGACGGTCGAGTCTGGTGGCAGTCGTCGATGACCGCGGGCACACCTCGGAGTTCCCGCCCGAACCCCCCGGCGAGGATTTCGGTCGCCAGCCCCCGCACGACATGGCGGCCGAACAGTCCGTTCTCGGCGGCATGCTGCTGTCCAAGGACGCCATCGCCGACGTCGTCGAGGTGCTGCGCCCCGGAGATTTCTACCGCCCCGCGCACCAAGCCATCTACGACACCATCCTCGATCTCTACGGCCGCGGCGAACCCGCCGACCCGGTTACCGTCTCGGCCGGTCTCGACCGCCGCGGCGAGCTCAAACGCATCGGCGGCCCGCCCTACCTGGTCACCCTCACCCAGACCGTCCCCACCGCCGCCAATGCCGGCTTCTACGCCGAAATCGTGTCCGAGAAGTCGATCCTGCGCCGCCTCGTCGAGGCCGGCACCCGCATCGTCCAATACGGCTACGCCGGCGCCGACGGCCAGGACATCGCCGAAGTCGTCGACCGCGCCCAAGCCGAGGTCTACGAGGTCACCGAACGCCGAACCACCGAAGACTTCGTGCCCCTGGAAGAACTCCTCCAGCCCACGATGGACGAAATCGACTCCATCGCCTCCCGCGGCGGCATCTCCCTCGGCGTCCCCACCGGCTTCACCGAACTCGACGAAATCACCAACGGCCTGCACCCCGGCCAGATGATCATCGTCGCGGCCCGACCCGGTGTCGGTAAGGCCCTGGCACTCGATACCCCCCTGCCGACACCCACCGGCTGGACCACGATGGGCGAGGTCCGCGTCGGCGACGAACTCCTCGACGCGCACGGCCGCCCCACCCGCGTCCTCGCCGCCACCGAGGTCCTCAGCGGCCGTCCATGCTACGAGGTCGAATTCTCCGACGGGACCGTGCTTGTCGCCGATGAGCAGCATCAATGGCTCACGGAGACACGGAGCTCCCGGCGCTCGGCGCAACAAGCCGCGACGGGGTACAAGCGCTACCGCAACCAGCGCACGTTCGCGGAAGTTCGTACCACCGGGGAGATCGCGCGGACAGTACGGTGCGATACCGCTGACCGCAGGCTGAACCATTCGGTCACCAACACGAAACCGCTGAAGCTGCCTGCCCGCTCGTTCTTGATCCCGCCGTACACCCTCGGCGCCTGGCTCGGCGACGGGACTTCGGCGGCCGCACAGATAACCTCGGCGGACCCCGAGATCATTGCCCGCATCGAGGCGGAGGGAATCGTCGCGGTTCCCTCGCAGTCCGCGGCACTGCGCTATTACTTGCAGCTGCCCGCCGACGAGCCCGTCGAAGCGCGTGAATGCGTAGTGTGCGGTACGGAATTCGTCCCGTTCACCAGCGAGGTTCGCACCTGCGGCAGGTCCTGCGGCGGCAAAGCGCGATTCCTTTCGGCGCCTGTCCCCGCGCCGACTTGCCCGGCTTGCGGTGGGCCGTCGATCGGGCTCCGGCTATGCCAGTCGTGCCGGAACAGTGTCGGCAGTGTCCAGGCCCGGCTGCGGACAATCGGGGTCCTAAACAACAAGCACATCCCCACGAAGTATCTGCGATCGTCGGAAGCGCAGCGTCGTGCGCTGCTAGCGGGTCTGCTCGACACCGACGGCACTGTGACACACGGCGGGTCAGTCCAGTTCGCGGTGACTGACAAGCGGCTCTTCCAGGATGTTTGCGAATTGATCGTCAGCCTGGGGTATCGCTGCGGCGTCTCGACCAAACGCGTCCGGGGACGCTCCGAGAACTCTTCGACCGCGTACACCGTCACCTTCGCGACGGATGATGAAGTATTCGGCCTGTACCGAAAGGCGCTGCTGCACAAGGAACGCCGAGCCAGCAAGAACACAGCGCGTTCCGGGTCTCGGTATATCGTCGACGTCCGCAAGATCGACACCGTGCCCGTTCGCTGCGTCGAGGTCGACAACGATGACCACCTGTACCTGGCAGGCCGCTCGATGGTCCCGACCCACAACTCCACGCTCGGCATGGACTTCATGCGCAGCTGCTCCATCAAGCACGGTCTTGCCAGCGTTATTTTCTCCTTGGAGATGAGCCGCACCGAAATCGTCATGCGCCTGCTTTCCGCCGAGGCGAAAATCAAACTCGGTGATATGCGTTCCGGGCGAATGAGTGATGACGACTGGACGAAACTGGCTCGCCGGATGAGCGAGATCAGTGAAGCGCCATTGTTCGTCGATGATTCACCGAACCTGACGATGATGGAGATCCGGGCGAAGGCGCGGCGGCTGAAGCAGCGGCATGACCTGAAGCTTGTTGTTGTGGACTACCTCCAGCTGATGTCGTCCGGTAAGAAAGTCGAGTCTCGGCAGCAGGAAGTCTCGGAATTCTCGCGACACCTGAAGCTGCTGGCGAAGGAACTCGAAGTTCCGGTTATCGCGATCTCCCAGCTGAACCGTGGTCCGGAACAGCGAACCGACAAGCGGCCCATGGTCTCCGACCTTCGCGAGTCCGGCTCGCTGGAACAGGACGCGGATATGGTCATCCTGCTGCACCGTCCGGACGCCTTCGAACGCGACGACCCCCGTGGCGGCGAGGCCGACCTGATCCTCGGCAAGCACCGTAACGGTCCCACCGCCACGATTACTGTTGCGCACCAGCTGCATTTGAGCCGGTTCGTGGATATGGCCCGCGGCTGATCGTTGCTGCTGTCGCGTCGCTCTGCTTGCGGACGCTGTCGCAGGAGGGTGCCCGTGATCTCGGAACGCACGAGCACGCCGATGTGACCCTGGATTGCATCGCGATGGGCCGCAGCATGCCCGCGTGGGAGGCCGGTGATCACGGCGCGATTCGAAAGACGTTGGCCACCAGCGTCGATCGCCTCGCCAACGCCGGAGCCGAATTCTTCGTCTGCCCCGACAACACCGCGCATATGGCGCTGGAGTCCGACGGTGATGACCTGGCTCTGCCGGGTCTGCACATCGCTGAGATCCCGGACTCCGACGAGCGCCGCCTGATCGACGACATCATCTTCACCGAACTGTGCGAAGGAGTGTTCACGGCCGCATCCCGGCAGCGCTACCTCGATATCATCAACCGGCTGCAGGGTCTGGGCTGTGACGCTGTCGCCTTGGTTTGTACCGAGATCCCGCTGTTGGTGACGCCGGACGTATCCCCTTTGCCCACACTGGATTCCACTCGCCTGGTTGCTGCGGCCGCCCACCAGGTCGCCAACGGGGCGCGCCCGTTTCCGACCTGGTATGGCGGCGCTATCGACTGAGGTCGCTGTCCGCCAACGATTTCGACACGCCATGACACGCCGCCCAACTCCCCTACAGCTGTTGTCCGCCGCTCCCTACGAAGGCGTGCAGGCCGCGGCGATGGAGACGCTGTTCTCGTACAGGTGGTGCCGGGTGATGCGGCCGTTCTCGACGGTTAGGCGCAGTGCGAAGGGGCCCTGGAAGGGCTTGCCGGTGGCGCGGACTGTGCCGGAGAGGTGACCGAAGAGGACGGCGTCTGTGCCGTCGACGAGGACGGTGTCGATGGCGGCCTGGGCGTCTTCCGGGACGATGTGGGCCATCAGTTCGTCGAATTGGGCGGCGCATTCGGCGGCGGTGCGGCGCGGTCTGATCCACGGGACGCCGGGGTTCTCGGCGAGTTGCCAGTCGACCTCGTCGGCGAACAAGGTGGTGAGTTTCGCGGTGTCGGCGTTGGCGCGGGCGGCGAGAAAGGCGTTGACGGTGGTTCGGGTGGCTTCTGCGGTGGTGCCGGTCATGTGTCCCTCCTACGGGCATCGCACGATTGCTGGCCCGCACGACATTTGCATGTCGGCGGGCCTCGCGTCGATTACCTCGGAGGTAAGGGCGGCTGCTCGATCACCGCGCCGGTGGGCAGTCTCAGCTGTGCAGCGGGAAGTTGGCGCGGATGACGTTGTGCGGGTCGCGGGCGGTTTTGATCTGCTGTAGCCGCGCCAGGGTTTCCGGGTCGAAGGCCGCTGACGCCGACTCGCCGCCGGCGAGGAAGGTGTAGGGCTTGGATCCGGTGATGTGCGGGCCGAGGGCGTCGAGGATATCGGCGAACCGGGTCCGGATGTCGCCGAGCAGATGCGGAAGGCCGAGGCCCAGCAGGTAAAGCGCGTACGGCTCGGTGACGGGGCCGCGGGCGCCACCTTCGGGGCGGGATTCGGCGAGAGCGCCGCCGAGGCCGCGGAGCTGGATGTTGAGCAGCGGCGCGACCGGGGCCTCGATGAGGGTTTTGAGCACTGCGTCATCGAGATCGGTGAGCAGTTCGCCGCGGGACAGCGACGGGCTCGGGTCGGTGGGTTCCGCGGTGATCTGGCCGATCTGGGCCGGGGTCAGCGCGCCTCGGGTGTCGGCGAGGATGCCCTCGATGCTGTCGAGACGGGCGGTCAGCGCACGGCCCTCTTCCGGCTCGCCGAGGTAGGCGAAGTCGATGGCGACCGTCGGTGCGGCGCCGGGGATCTGGTAGCGCTGCAACCAGACCGACAGTTCCCGGGGTGCGTCGGCGGTGAGCTCGGTGAAGAGGTCGAATGCCTCGCGGGTGCGGTCGGCGGACCACATGACGCGGCCGCCGTACAGACGCGGCAGCGGGAACAGGTCGAACTCGATCTCGGTGACGATCGCGAAATCGCCGCCGCCGCCGCGCAGTGCCCAGAACAGCTCCGGATCGGAGTCGGCGGTGATCCGGCCGCGCCGGCCGTCGGCGTCGACGATCTCGAAAGCGCGCACCGCGTCCGCGGCCCAGCCGTATTTGCGTGCGAACCAGCCGAATCCGCCGCCGAGGGTGTATCCGGTGACGCCGACTACGGGATTGCTACCGGCTAGCCCGGTCAGCCCGTGTGCGGCGGCCGCAGTCTGCACGGCGCCCCATTGCACGCCGGTGCCGACTCGGGCCACCCGTCGCTCGGCATCGATCTCGAGGCGGGCCAGAGCGCTGGTGTGGATGAGGATCGCTTCGTCGATACCGCCGGTCGCGCCGTGGCCCGTCGTCTGTGTCACCACTTGCCGGCCCGCGTTGCTCGCGTATTTCAGCACGTCCGCGGCATCCTGGGCGTCGGCTACCGCGACGACGGCCGAAACCGGCTGTGCCACCGCCAGATTCCACGGCTGCACCGCCTGCTCGAATCCCGTGTCGCCCGGCAGCAGAACGCTCCCACGGACCACGCTGCGCAGATCCTCGATACCCATTGCTCTGTCCTCGCTTGTTGCTGTGGCGTTGTAGGTTGCTGCATGGTTGACGATGCAGGGCAGGAAAGTGTGACATACGGGCGAAACCGGACACCCGGTGCCGAATCCTCGTCAACCGCGAAGCCCCTTCCCTAGCCATCCGATAGCTGCCGATTGTGCGGCGATCACGATGCCATCCACAGATTGGATGACTTCAAAACTGATCGCGCACAATGACTATCGCTGAACTGGGCATTCGACGGCCGACCCTTCCAGTTGGTAGCTAAACCGTCCACCCTTTACGATTCGCACTGGGAGTTGCTGCGTGTTGTGAGGTGGCCGCCGAAGGGCGGTCATCGGATGAATGAGAAACGGGTTATGGGGTCGGGGACGAAGTTGCGCCGTGAGCAAATGAGCGGCGTTCCGCCAGAGCCCACGGCGGCCAACGCACCCTGCTGCTCGAATCCATTGCCGCACAGCCACAAACACCCTTCGGGCCAGACTGCGATTCCCGGTTCGGCCGAGGGGGAACCTTTGTCCACATGGACCACTAATGGTTGACGCGGATACGCACAGGTTCGTGTTGTCTACACCGCCGGTTGTCTACTCCGCCGGCACAGCCCCGAACACTTCGTTGATCAGGCGCTGGGTTGCGGCCTGGAACTCGCCCGCCAGGGACAGGTCGGCGTCGTCGACGTAGTTCAGGGTGGCGGTCATGGTTTTGCGGCCGTCGCGGGTGGCGTACATCAGGGCGCCGTGGCCGCCGTGGCCACCGTTGTGGGTGATGACGGTGCCGCTGGCGGTTTCCTGGACGAATACGCCCAGGCCGTACGGGATCTTGGCGTGCGGGGTGAACATTTCCTCGAGCAGCGCCGGCGGCACCAGCTTGCCGCCCACCAGTGCGGAGACGAAGGTGTGCAGGTCCGCGGTGGTCGAGATCATGTCGCCGCCGCCGGAAATCCAGGACGGGTTCTGGCTGGTGACATCGACGATCTGCTCGATACCCGCGGCGTCGGTGTAGCGGTAGAAGGCGTGGGCGTGCGGCTCCGGGATCTCCGTGGCGGTCTCCGGGACCACGGTGCCCGCGAGTCCGAGGGGGCCCAGGATCAGCCGCCGCATCTCCTGCGCCAGCGATCGGCCGCTGACCTGCTCGACGAGCAGGCGAGCCAGCACGTAGTTGGTGTTGGCGTAGCTCCAATCCGTGCCCGGCTCGAAGCGGGCGGGCTTGGACAAGGCGAAGCGGACCAGTTCCTGCGGCTGGTAGGTCTTGAAGCGGTTGTCCACCCAGGCCTGACCCGACCAGTCGATCCCCGGCGCGGTCGTGCCGTCCTCGAAGACCTCGCCGGTGAAGTTGAAGACACCGCTGGTGTGCTGCAACACCATCCGCACCGTGATCCGGGGATCGAGCTCGAACTCGGGCAGGTATTCGACGATCGGGGTATCCAGGACGATCTTGCCTTCGGCCACCAGCTGCAGCACCACCGTCGCGATGAAAGTTTTGGTGTTGCTGCCGATCCGGATGTGCCCGTCGACCGGCGGCACGTCAGGCTTGCCGAGCTCGGCGACACCGGCGCTGCCGGCCCACTCGCCGAGTTCGTCGTTGATCCGCAGCGACAATCCGGTGAAGCCGGTGCCGACGAGCTCCTCGATGGTCTGCTGCAGTTCCGGGCCGTTCTGGGTGGTGACGG
Coding sequences within:
- the dnaB gene encoding replicative DNA helicase; translation: MAVVDDRGHTSEFPPEPPGEDFGRQPPHDMAAEQSVLGGMLLSKDAIADVVEVLRPGDFYRPAHQAIYDTILDLYGRGEPADPVTVSAGLDRRGELKRIGGPPYLVTLTQTVPTAANAGFYAEIVSEKSILRRLVEAGTRIVQYGYAGADGQDIAEVVDRAQAEVYEVTERRTTEDFVPLEELLQPTMDEIDSIASRGGISLGVPTGFTELDEITNGLHPGQMIIVAARPGVGKALALDTPLPTPTGWTTMGEVRVGDELLDAHGRPTRVLAATEVLSGRPCYEVEFSDGTVLVADEQHQWLTETRSSRRSAQQAATGYKRYRNQRTFAEVRTTGEIARTVRCDTADRRLNHSVTNTKPLKLPARSFLIPPYTLGAWLGDGTSAAAQITSADPEIIARIEAEGIVAVPSQSAALRYYLQLPADEPVEARECVVCGTEFVPFTSEVRTCGRSCGGKARFLSAPVPAPTCPACGGPSIGLRLCQSCRNSVGSVQARLRTIGVLNNKHIPTKYLRSSEAQRRALLAGLLDTDGTVTHGGSVQFAVTDKRLFQDVCELIVSLGYRCGVSTKRVRGRSENSSTAYTVTFATDDEVFGLYRKALLHKERRASKNTARSGSRYIVDVRKIDTVPVRCVEVDNDDHLYLAGRSMVPTHNSTLGMDFMRSCSIKHGLASVIFSLEMSRTEIVMRLLSAEAKIKLGDMRSGRMSDDDWTKLARRMSEISEAPLFVDDSPNLTMMEIRAKARRLKQRHDLKLVVVDYLQLMSSGKKVESRQQEVSEFSRHLKLLAKELEVPVIAISQLNRGPEQRTDKRPMVSDLRESGSLEQDADMVILLHRPDAFERDDPRGGEADLILGKHRNGPTATITVAHQLHLSRFVDMARG
- a CDS encoding FAD-binding oxidoreductase, producing MGIEDLRSVVRGSVLLPGDTGFEQAVQPWNLAVAQPVSAVVAVADAQDAADVLKYASNAGRQVVTQTTGHGATGGIDEAILIHTSALARLEIDAERRVARVGTGVQWGAVQTAAAAHGLTGLAGSNPVVGVTGYTLGGGFGWFARKYGWAADAVRAFEIVDADGRRGRITADSDPELFWALRGGGGDFAIVTEIEFDLFPLPRLYGGRVMWSADRTREAFDLFTELTADAPRELSVWLQRYQIPGAAPTVAIDFAYLGEPEEGRALTARLDSIEGILADTRGALTPAQIGQITAEPTDPSPSLSRGELLTDLDDAVLKTLIEAPVAPLLNIQLRGLGGALAESRPEGGARGPVTEPYALYLLGLGLPHLLGDIRTRFADILDALGPHITGSKPYTFLAGGESASAAFDPETLARLQQIKTARDPHNVIRANFPLHS
- a CDS encoding aspartate/glutamate racemase family protein is translated as MRTLSQEGARDLGTHEHADVTLDCIAMGRSMPAWEAGDHGAIRKTLATSVDRLANAGAEFFVCPDNTAHMALESDGDDLALPGLHIAEIPDSDERRLIDDIIFTELCEGVFTAASRQRYLDIINRLQGLGCDAVALVCTEIPLLVTPDVSPLPTLDSTRLVAAAAHQVANGARPFPTWYGGAID
- a CDS encoding serine hydrolase, with protein sequence MNAQDSTVTTQNGPELQQTIEELVGTGFTGLSLRINDELGEWAGSAGVAELGKPDVPPVDGHIRIGSNTKTFIATVVLQLVAEGKIVLDTPIVEYLPEFELDPRITVRMVLQHTSGVFNFTGEVFEDGTTAPGIDWSGQAWVDNRFKTYQPQELVRFALSKPARFEPGTDWSYANTNYVLARLLVEQVSGRSLAQEMRRLILGPLGLAGTVVPETATEIPEPHAHAFYRYTDAAGIEQIVDVTSQNPSWISGGGDMISTTADLHTFVSALVGGKLVPPALLEEMFTPHAKIPYGLGVFVQETASGTVITHNGGHGGHGALMYATRDGRKTMTATLNYVDDADLSLAGEFQAATQRLINEVFGAVPAE
- a CDS encoding nuclear transport factor 2 family protein, coding for MTGTTAEATRTTVNAFLAARANADTAKLTTLFADEVDWQLAENPGVPWIRPRRTAAECAAQFDELMAHIVPEDAQAAIDTVLVDGTDAVLFGHLSGTVRATGKPFQGPFALRLTVENGRITRHHLYENSVSIAAACTPS